Sequence from the [Clostridium] scindens genome:
TAAATATGCCGGCAATCTGTTCTGTCGTCTTTCTTCCTTCCCCCAACAAATATGCCCAGACTTTTTTCAGTTCTGACGGCTGTTCCAGAACATTGGTCAAATATGCATCCATTATTTTATTCCTCCTGCTGTTAATCCTTTGATAAACCATTTCTGTCCCAATATAAAAATCAATATTACCGGCACCGTCGTGATTGCCGCCCCTGCCATAAGAAGCGGAACGTTCAGCTGGAACAGCCCCTGCATGGAGGTCAGTCCCACCACCAGCGTCCGCTTGGCCTCATCCTGCAGAAATATGAACGCGATCAGCATCTCATTCCACAGCCACATGGCCCCTACGATGGTTGTCGCCGACAGAGCCGGGGCAAGCAGGGGAAGGATGATCTTATGGAATAGCCGGAAGAACCCGCAACCGTCCATCATCGCCGCCTCCAGATAACTGCTTGAAATGGATGACATGAAACTAGTCAGCATATTCAATATGAATGGAAGGATCAGGCCGATATATATGATGATGACCGACGGAAAGCGATTGGTCATATTTAATTTTGCAAAAATCCTGAAAAGCGGGAAGAGCATGACCACTGAAGGAATCGACATCAGCGGAAATATCATATTTGCAAATATCTTCCTGCCTTTAAATTGGAACTTCCCTATGGCAAAAGCAGCCAGCGCCCCGAAATACACGCAGAATATAATTGGTATCACTGTTACAAGAAGGCTGTTCATAAATAATCTGGGGATGTCATACGCCTGGAACAGCTGGCTGTAGTTGTCAAACGACCAATGTGACGGCAGAGAAAAGATATTATAGACATACTCTTCTTTTGTCTTAAAAGAAGTGATCAACGTAAAAAATATGGGAATCAGGTCAATCAGTATGAATATTCCCACTGCCAGGGACAATAGCCATTTTATCATTCGGCTCTTTCTCACTTCTTACACCTCCTCGTCATGAAATACATGGGTCCGTACATAGGCCTGCACGCCAACCAGGCAGAACGTTACAAACAGCAGAATCACCGACAGCGCGGATGATAGACCGTAATTCACATACTTGGCACCCAGCTGGTATATATAAAAGTCCATAACATAGGTGCTGTTCATAGGTCCGCCCTTTGTCATCACGTAGATGTAATTAAACAGCCAAGACAGCATGTTGATCATACAAAGCACAAAGTAAAAGGAGACTACCGGCTTAATTTCCGGCAGCAGGATCCTTCTGGTAATCGTAAATAGTCCTGCTCCGTCAAGTCTTGCTGCTTCAACCAAGGACTCATCCACCGACATCAGCCTTGCCAGGATCAGCATTGTCCCAAACCCAAGTTCTTTCCAGATGATAACCGCCATCACCGCATAGAGGGCTGTGGAAGTCTGGCCAAGCCAGGCCTGCGCCAGCCCGCCCAGGCCTATCTTCTGCAATATCCCGTTAAGAAGGCCGTTCTCCCGCAGGATACAGTCGAACACGATTCCTGTCACAGTGATAGAGAATATGTAAGGAATCAGCATCAGTACCCGGTATATCCTCCAGCCCGGTATCTGGTTATAAAGCAATACCGCCAGAACTATGCCAAGGATGATCAGAACCGGAACACATATAAAAAACTTCAGATTATTGGTTACGGATTTCCAGAACAATTCATTCTTAAGTAGCAGGATGAAGTTTTCAAGCCCTGCGAAAGTCCGCTTGCGCCCGCTGATTTGGAACATGCTGTCATACAGGACCGTAATGATAGGATAAATAAATACGATCGCGATCATGAACAGCGAAGGGGCAAGAAAGCAATATGGCACCTTCTTTTCTTTCTCTCTCAATAGAATCACAATATTCACCTCTTTGGCAGGACCGCTGCCCGCCATCGGGGCAGCAGCCTGGCTGCTTATTCACAGTTTTTCGACCATTTCACAAAATTATCATACTCATCCGGGCTCATCTGCCTCCATTCCTTAGCCGTATTCTCAATCTGCTCTGCCGCCTCCTTGGCCGTCTTTCCTGACAGTACCATCTGAGCCGCCGCATAATTCCCCTGGCTGTTTACCATAGTCGGAATGTATAAAGATGGATAAATCGTGCTGTCTTCAAGCATATAATCCCAGAGGAACTTCTCTCCTTCAAGCTGGAGGGAGTCCGGATCGAATCTGTCATCTGCCGGGAAGTTCTTGGTCAGTTCATAGAACCGCTTCAACTGCTGAGGCTGGTGCGTAAATACCAGGAAATCTGCCGCTTCCTCTTTGTGCTGTGAAAACTCTGGTATCCCGAACGCCTGGCTCTGTACATTCTGTTTGCCGGCCATATCTCCGTCAGAGAACTCCGGAATTCGCATCACGCCTACCTTCTCGTCTCCGCCCATCTCTTCGATCCACTGCATTCCCTGTCCATTCGTCACAAGGCCCATGGCAGATTCTCCTCTCAGGAAGGATTCCCGCCCGGATGGGAAATCATTGGACATGGTAAGCGGGTTAATGTATCCGCTGTCATTTAATTCTTTCAATCGTTCCAGCCACAGCGTATGGGAATCTTCTGTAAAACTTCCCTCTTCTACCGCGGCACTTACAAATTCCTGCACGCTGTCATGGGCAGACGTGCCAATTGTGGCATACAGCCAAGGTGAATCAAATCCGTCCTTCATTCCTCCGATTTCGAAAGGTATGACTCCGCTCCCTTTGAGCTTCTCGCAGGCATCTTTGAATTCTTCCCATGAGGCAGGCGGATTCTCTGCATCCAGTCCTGCCTGGGCAAATATTTCTTTATTATACAGCATGATAATGCTGACCTGGTACCAGGGAACCGCCCAAGGCTGTCCATCCCAGGAGATGCCTTCCGTTCCCATCCAGTGCTCCATCTCATCTTCCGGAATCAGTTCCGTCAGGTCTGCAAGGCTTCTGTTCTCTTCATCCCAGACATACATCAGCGTGTATGTAC
This genomic interval carries:
- a CDS encoding carbohydrate ABC transporter permease, translating into MRKSRMIKWLLSLAVGIFILIDLIPIFFTLITSFKTKEEYVYNIFSLPSHWSFDNYSQLFQAYDIPRLFMNSLLVTVIPIIFCVYFGALAAFAIGKFQFKGRKIFANMIFPLMSIPSVVMLFPLFRIFAKLNMTNRFPSVIIIYIGLILPFILNMLTSFMSSISSSYLEAAMMDGCGFFRLFHKIILPLLAPALSATTIVGAMWLWNEMLIAFIFLQDEAKRTLVVGLTSMQGLFQLNVPLLMAGAAITTVPVILIFILGQKWFIKGLTAGGIK
- a CDS encoding carbohydrate ABC transporter permease, which encodes MILLREKEKKVPYCFLAPSLFMIAIVFIYPIITVLYDSMFQISGRKRTFAGLENFILLLKNELFWKSVTNNLKFFICVPVLIILGIVLAVLLYNQIPGWRIYRVLMLIPYIFSITVTGIVFDCILRENGLLNGILQKIGLGGLAQAWLGQTSTALYAVMAVIIWKELGFGTMLILARLMSVDESLVEAARLDGAGLFTITRRILLPEIKPVVSFYFVLCMINMLSWLFNYIYVMTKGGPMNSTYVMDFYIYQLGAKYVNYGLSSALSVILLFVTFCLVGVQAYVRTHVFHDEEV
- a CDS encoding ABC transporter substrate-binding protein — protein: MKRVVSMLIVAAMFMAMLSGCQGKEKAEDGSGGKTELTLWWWGEEDVPGSKAWLEETVDAYEKENPDIKIEMVQQTSDQLIPAWETSVQSGKGADIQFFWTGTYTLMYVWDEENRSLADLTELIPEDEMEHWMGTEGISWDGQPWAVPWYQVSIIMLYNKEIFAQAGLDAENPPASWEEFKDACEKLKGSGVIPFEIGGMKDGFDSPWLYATIGTSAHDSVQEFVSAAVEEGSFTEDSHTLWLERLKELNDSGYINPLTMSNDFPSGRESFLRGESAMGLVTNGQGMQWIEEMGGDEKVGVMRIPEFSDGDMAGKQNVQSQAFGIPEFSQHKEEAADFLVFTHQPQQLKRFYELTKNFPADDRFDPDSLQLEGEKFLWDYMLEDSTIYPSLYIPTMVNSQGNYAAAQMVLSGKTAKEAAEQIENTAKEWRQMSPDEYDNFVKWSKNCE